Below is a window of Staphylococcus succinus DNA.
ATTATCAAGCAGTAATTCAACATGTCTAACCTCTTTATTTGAACCTCGACCATTGAGGTTAATATTTTCTAATACTTCTGCCTCATACGGATTTGATTTAGAGTAACGTTTCTCTTTTGCAGATTGTACTGTTTCAGTAGATGTCACCGTTTGCGTAACTCCCGAGCTACTATTTAACTTTTCTATATTCGTGTTCATCCATTTTTCAGCAATGTCATCATAATCTATATCACAATCTTGTCGCTCTATGATACGTTCGGCTCCAAGCTCTTCTAAACGTTTATCGAAATCTTTACCTGTCTGACAGAAGAATTCATAAGACTCATCACCTAAAGCAAGTACAGAGAATCTCACGCCCTCTAATTTAGGCGCTTTTCTGCCGTGTAAAAATTCATGGAAAGACAATGCGTTATCAGGTGGATCTCCTTCACCGTGAGTAGATGAAATAACAAATAAATCCTCTACTTTTTTCAGTTCTTTTGGTTTAAAATCATCCATCGCACTAAGTTTGACTGTATAATTATGCTCTACTAGTCGATCTGCAAATATTTCACCTAAACTTTGTGCATTTCCTGTTTCAGAACCATATAATATTGTAATATGTCTATCACTCATAGCTTGCGGTTCATTATTCAATACATTTTCCGCTACTTGTTGTGACGGTGCTGAACTATTAGCCAGTGCTTGTTGATTAGCAGTTAAATAACCACTAAGCCACGTCTGTTGTTCAGGAGTAAGATTTTGGATGATTTGATTCAGTTGTGTTGCTTGTTCTTCGTTGAATGGACTGTTTGTTACAGATAAATTCACAGCAAGTTCACCTCATATAGTCTATTTTCATTTCTTAATTATTTAATACTTAATCATTGAATTGACGGGTTTAACCTTTCCCGTTAAAAGGTATACTTTTGAAGTATCATATGCACATCAAAACGGTTAGTAACTCTATATAACTGATTAGTTTACTAAGGTTTATATTTAAAAAAATATGCGTGTATTACTTTATGGTCGTGTCGTATGCAAACCACACTCGGTTTTACTTGAATTGTTCCATCTTCCTTCACGTGAATCTCCAGAACCTGAAACAGCAGCTGTACAAGGAATACAACCAATACTTGGATAATTAAAATCATGTAATTCGTTGTAATGTAAGTCATGCTTCTTAATGTAATCCCATACATCATCCCACGTCCAGTGAATCAATGGACACACTTTTACTGATTGAAATCTTTCATCTTTATTTATAAAGTTTGTGTTTTGACGACTTGGTGACTGTTCTCTACGTAAGCCTGAAACCCAAGCGGTTGCACCAGATAACACTTCTTCAAGTGGCTTGATTTTTCGAATATAACAACATTGGTTCGGATCATTCTTCCAAAGCGCCGGGTTATATTGTTCTGACTGTTCTTCCAAAGTAAGGTCAGGTTTCTTAAGTTTAATATTCAATTCCGGATATCGTGCTTTTACTCTATCTATTAAATCATACGTTTCTTGAAAATGAAGATCTGTATCTAAAAATACTATTTCCGCATCTTTTTTAACGCTATAAATCAAATCTATGAGTATCATACCTTCTGCACCAAAGCTACATGAGTAAATAATTGAATCTCCATATGTTTCATATGCCCAAGCTATAACTTCTCGCGCTCCTTTTGTTTCATCAGAAATATCCAATGAATCAAAAACCTCTGCATTAAAATGTTCATACGTAATTTTTCCCTGTGACATTAATGGGTTCATCCCCTTCTCTTTAATGTACTCTTTAATTGCCCACGCTACATTTTCGTTATTAGAATTATTAGAAAATAATTATGATACACACTTTACTGATTGTAAAATTTTATGTCAAGTGCATATTTAAAACTAAACACTTCTAAAAAAAGCTTCAAAAATCTATCACTAAAGCGCTTTAAACGCTTATTTTCAAGCGTTCTTAATAATAATTTCTAAAAAATAATAACAATAAACTAGAATTACTTCAAACTCTTTAAACCCCGTGGTTACGCTATTCACAAAAAATTCTAAAATTTTTGTATTTTTTATAATAATTCTAATTATGTCTACGATGTTATATATAATCATAACAAAAAAGCGCCGACAAACAATATTAATTGTTTGTGGCGCTTTATATTGTATACAAACTCTTAAGCTGAAAAGCTTAATCTTGGAATGAATGTTTCGAAATGCACGTTATCCATAGATACACCGAGTGTGCGTAATTCCTTAATAATTGATTTTAGGAATGTATCTCCTCCACAGATATAAATCTCTGTATCATCATCAATATATTGTTTTAGCTGTTCTCCATCAATGTGTGCATCTTGATCACGATAATGGTTAATGACTTCGGCTTGTGAGGATTGGCTAGCTATAGCTTTAATTTTTTCTTCAAAGGCTATATTTTTGGCGTTAGCTGTAGACTGGATAAATGTCGCTTGTAACCCTACATCTACCGCTTCTTTGTACATAGACACGAGTGGTGTCACGCCTACCCCAGAACCTAAAAATAGCTGTTTGTTTGCTTTATGCTCTAGTTTAAATCCACCTACTGGGGCAGATAAATACAAGGTATCTCCAATCGCTACATCATCATGTAGTATGGTTGATACTTCTCCTTCATGCTCATCTGTAACATCTCTTTTAACACCAAAAGTCAAGAAGTCCTTATTTCCATCTACAATAGAATAATGTCTTTTAGCTTTGTAAGGTAATTTTTCACTGTCAATATCTACAGTAATATATTGACCTGGAATAAATTGACTCAAGTCAACGTCATCTGATGTGATAGTAAATGATTTAATCTCTTCAGTTTCTTCTGTGATATCAACCACTTCAAATGGTCTAAAACCATCCCACGCCATTTGGTTATAGACTTCACGTTCTAATCCAATAAACGCGTCTGCAATTTCACCGTAAGCTTTTACCCATGTTTGGATGACTGGGTCTTCATCTTTAAGGCCCGTAACTTCTTCAATCGCCCAAATTAAATTTTCACCTACAACTGCATATTGTTCAGGCTTAACTTGTAGTGCGCAATGTTTATACACGACTGGCATAATGGCTGGGACAATCGGTGATAAATCTTGAATATTTTCTGCTGCAGCTAGTACTGCCATAGCAAGTGCTGAAGATTGTAATCCTTTGTTCTGGTTCGTTTGATTAAATACATTTTTCAATTCTGGATGTTGTTCAAACAAGCGCTTGTAAAAAACAGCTGTAATTGTTTGTCCTTTTTCTTTTAGTAATGGAACAGTTTCTCTTATTGTTTGTATCTCTTCTTGAGTTAACATATAACCCCTCCTATTTACTCGTTCACCACCATTATTGTCCCCGCTACCAATAGTTACAATCACTTCGCCTTAATTTCACAAAATCATCACAATACGTTTTCTCAAAATTGTAATATTTTTTCCTACACAACTTAAATTATGTAGAATAATTCGAATTTTTATAATCATGAACAGAACTTCATTCCAAAGGTAAATGAACCCCTATCGCCCTGATATGCAATCAATAAGACCCTGCAATAATAAAATTGCAAGGTACTTAACGCGTGTCGATATTATTTATTATACTTATCATTTAACTGATGTATTAGCCTCTTAAATTCAGCTTCAGACTTGAATTCAAATGTAATCTGTCCCTTTTTATTATTTGTAGTGATGGATATATTTGTTCCATATTGCTCTTTTAATTGACGCTCTTGCTGTTGAATCATTTTAGGTTTCATTTTAGGTTCAGTTGGATTAGTCTTTTTAACTTTATTTCCAAATTGTTCATTTACGTATGCTTCTAAGTATCGTACACTCCAAGATTCTTTGACGGTTTGCTTTGCAATGTCACGCATCTTTTGCGTATCTTTTACAGTTAATAATGTCCTTCCGTGCGCCCCTGATATAGTGCCTGCTTTAACCAGATCTGCCACATCTTTCGGTAAATGTAATAAGCGAAGCATATTCGCAATATAAGGTCTTGATTTACTCAAACGCTGGGCCACTTCTTGTTGTGTTAGATTTAAATCATCCATAAGTTTACGATAACTTTCTGCTTCTTCTATTGCATTTAAATCTTCTCTTTGCAAATTTTCAATAATTGCTAATTCCATCATATCTTCGTCTGTTAATGATTTTATAATTGCAGGTATTGCTTTTAATCCTGCAATTTGAGCAGCGCGAAACCTTCTCTCACCCACGACAATGGTATAACCATTAATTGTTTTTCTCAGAACAATAGGTTGGAGAATACCATGGACTCTAATCGAACCCGCTAAATCTTCCAAACGTGCTTCATCAAACGTTTTACGTGGTTGGTAAGGATTGGCTTTTATTAAATTCACTTTAATATTTTGGACTTGTGCATTTGGTTCTAATTGTAATCTTTGATCTTCAGAATTTGTGATTTTAGACACCTACTTCCAGTATTCATTATAGATTTGCAAATTAATTTTTATGATTTTATTATATCATCCTTGCTGTGACAGATAATACAAACACCAAATAATTAGTTAAATCTAAATTTTCAGAAAAGTTATTGACAAACTAAATTCTAGTGTGTAATCTTAGGTATATCAAATTAAGAAATTGCAAAT
It encodes the following:
- a CDS encoding phosphoadenylyl-sulfate reductase, giving the protein MSQGKITYEHFNAEVFDSLDISDETKGAREVIAWAYETYGDSIIYSCSFGAEGMILIDLIYSVKKDAEIVFLDTDLHFQETYDLIDRVKARYPELNIKLKKPDLTLEEQSEQYNPALWKNDPNQCCYIRKIKPLEEVLSGATAWVSGLRREQSPSRQNTNFINKDERFQSVKVCPLIHWTWDDVWDYIKKHDLHYNELHDFNYPSIGCIPCTAAVSGSGDSREGRWNNSSKTECGLHTTRP
- a CDS encoding globin domain-containing protein, which gives rise to MLTQEEIQTIRETVPLLKEKGQTITAVFYKRLFEQHPELKNVFNQTNQNKGLQSSALAMAVLAAAENIQDLSPIVPAIMPVVYKHCALQVKPEQYAVVGENLIWAIEEVTGLKDEDPVIQTWVKAYGEIADAFIGLEREVYNQMAWDGFRPFEVVDITEETEEIKSFTITSDDVDLSQFIPGQYITVDIDSEKLPYKAKRHYSIVDGNKDFLTFGVKRDVTDEHEGEVSTILHDDVAIGDTLYLSAPVGGFKLEHKANKQLFLGSGVGVTPLVSMYKEAVDVGLQATFIQSTANAKNIAFEEKIKAIASQSSQAEVINHYRDQDAHIDGEQLKQYIDDDTEIYICGGDTFLKSIIKELRTLGVSMDNVHFETFIPRLSFSA
- a CDS encoding ParB/RepB/Spo0J family partition protein, which codes for MTNSEDQRLQLEPNAQVQNIKVNLIKANPYQPRKTFDEARLEDLAGSIRVHGILQPIVLRKTINGYTIVVGERRFRAAQIAGLKAIPAIIKSLTDEDMMELAIIENLQREDLNAIEEAESYRKLMDDLNLTQQEVAQRLSKSRPYIANMLRLLHLPKDVADLVKAGTISGAHGRTLLTVKDTQKMRDIAKQTVKESWSVRYLEAYVNEQFGNKVKKTNPTEPKMKPKMIQQQERQLKEQYGTNISITTNNKKGQITFEFKSEAEFKRLIHQLNDKYNK